In the genome of Syngnathoides biaculeatus isolate LvHL_M chromosome 14, ASM1980259v1, whole genome shotgun sequence, one region contains:
- the LOC133512324 gene encoding FKBP-type peptidyl-prolyl cis-trans isomerase SlyD-like — MHHNKHGGHCGRGRGKHGHGHAHGHGCGKEPGCKKCRRRRHKLGHKHRKCHKKGKDCHGSSSSSCSSSSSSSSSDCD, encoded by the exons ATGCACCACAACAAGCACG GTGGGCACTGCGGTCGTGGACGTGGTAAGCATGGTCACGGCCACGCGCACGGGCACGGATGCGGAAAGGAACCAGGATGTAAAAAATGTCGCCGGCGCAGACACAAGTTAGGACACAAGCATCGCAAGTGTCACAAAAAAGGGAAGGACTGCCATGGG TCTTCCAGCAGctcctgcagcagcagcagcagcagcagcagcagcgactGCGACTAA